A single Ammospiza caudacuta isolate bAmmCau1 chromosome 6, bAmmCau1.pri, whole genome shotgun sequence DNA region contains:
- the PSMC3 gene encoding 26S proteasome regulatory subunit 6A — protein MASVWDESEDGVGEEVLKMSTEEIVQRTRLLDSEIKIMKSEVLRVTHELQAMKDKIKENSEKIKVNKTLPYLVSNVIELLDVDPNDQEEDGANIDLDSQRKGKCAVIKTSTRQTYFLPVIGLVDAEKLKPGDLVGVNKDSYLILETLPTEYDSRVKAMEVDERPTEQYSDIGGLDKQIQELVEAIVLPMNHKEKFENLGIQPPKGVLMYGPPGTGKTLLARACAAQTKATFLKLAGPQLVQMFIGDGAKLVRDAFALAKEKAPSIIFIDELDAIGTKRFDSEKAGDREVQRTMLELLNQLDGFQPNTQVKVIAATNRVDILDPALLRSGRLDRKIEFPMPNEEARARIMQIHSRKMNVSPDVNYEELARCTDDFNGAQCKAVCVEAGMIALRRGATELTHEDYMEGILEVQAKKKANLQYYA, from the exons ATGGCGTCGGTGTGGGATGAGTCGGAG GACGGTGTCGGCGAGGAGGTGCTGAAGATGTCCACGGAGGAGATCGTGCAGCGCACCCGCCTCCTCGACAGCGAGATCAAG ATCATGAAGAGTGAGGTACTGAGAGTGACCCACGAGCTCCAGGCCATGAAAGACAAGATcaaagaaaacagtgaaaagatCAAAGTGAACAAAACCCTGCCATACCTTGTCTCCAATGTCATTGAG CTGCTGGATGTTGACCCAAATGAccaggaggaggatggagcaaACATTGACCTGGATTCCCAGAGAAAGGGCAAGTGTGCTGTCATCAAGACCTCTACACGTCAG ACATATTTCCTGCCTGTTATTGGGTTGGTTGATGCTGAGAAGTTGAAGCCTGGAGATCTGGTG GGGGTGAACAAAGACTCTTACTTGATCCTGGAGACTCTGCCTACTGAGTACGATTCACGAGTGAAGGCCATGGAGGTGGATGAGAGGCCCACCGAGCAGTACAGTGACATCGGGGGGCTGGATAAACAAATCCAAGAG CTCGTGGAGGCCATTGTCCTGCCGATGAATCATAAGgagaaatttgaaaatttggGTATACAGCCACCCAAAGGAGTCCTTATGTATGGGCCTCCAGGAACAGGGAAGACACTTCTAGCTCGAGCATGTGCTGCCCAGACCAAG GCCACGTTCCTGAAGCTGGCAGGTCCACAGCTTGTGCAGATGTTCATTGGCGATGGAGCGAAGCTGGTACGCGACGCTTTTGCTCTCGCGAAGGAAAAAGCTCCTTCCATCATCTTTATTGATGAACTGGATGCAATTGGCACTAAAAG GTTTGATAGTGAGAAGGCCGGTGACCGGGAGGTGCAGAGGACCATGCTGGAGCTGCTTAATCAACTCGATGGTTTCCAGCCCAACACACAAGTCAAG GTGATCGCTGCAACCAACCGGGTTGATATCTTGGACCCAGCTTTGCTCCGCTCTGGACGATTAGATCGGAAGATTGAGTTCCCAATGCCTAATGAAGAGGCCAGAGCCAGAATTATGCAGATTCATTCACGCAAAATGAATGTCAG CCCTGACGTGAACTATGAGGAACTGGCTCGCTGCACAGATGATTTCAATGGAGCCCAGTGCAAGGCTGTGTGTGTCGAAGCG GGGATGATTGCCCTCCGCCGTGGAGCTACAGAGCTCACCCACGAGGACTACATGGAAGGAATCCTGGAGGttcaagcaaagaaaaaagccaatCTGCAGTACTATGCCTGA
- the LOC131558476 gene encoding transmembrane protein 178B-like produces the protein MAAAAQALSGTGLLLAAAALALLAVAIGTDSWYETDARRHRERCRGFGHKRSDPPGSMSAPSSHLPLRARPPRALLPGRPPAPAPAAAASAALDSHCGRRFNSTVSGLWRRCHRAGYEPDSEELIRKGVIQRCTAVKYHYTSSSLPRNLPINITNTIRQDEWHALHLRRMTAGFIGMAVSIILFGWIIGVLGCCKQQELMQYVAGLLFLMGGTCCIISLCTCVAGINFELSRYPRYVYGLPEDISHGYGWSMFCAWGGLGLTLLAGFLCTLAPSLNTSRASVQKPRQENGAV, from the exons ATGGCGGCCGCGGCTCAGGCGCTGAGCGGCACCGGGCTGCTCctggccgccgccgccctcgCCCTCCTGGCCGTGGCCATCGGCACCGACTCCTGGTACGAGACAGACGCGCGGCGGCACCGCGAGCGCTGCCGCGGCTTCGGCCACAAGCGCAGCGACCCGCCCGGCTCCATGTCGGCGCCCAGCTCGCACCTGCCGCTCCGCGCCCGACCCCCGCGGGCGCTCCTGCCCGGGCgccccccggcccccgccccggccgccgccgcttcCGCCGCGCTGGACTCGCACTGCGGCCGCCGCTTCAACTCCACCGTGTCGGGGCTCTGGAGGCGCTGCCACCGCGCGGGTTACGAGCCGGACAGCGAGGAGCTCATCCGGAAAG GAGTCATTCAGCGCTGCACTGCTGTGAAGTACCACTACACCTCCAGCTCTCTGCCTCGCAACTTGCCCATCAACATCACCAACACCATCCGGCAGGATGAGTGGCACGCGCTCC atCTGCGGAGGATGACAGCTGGCTTCATTGGCATGGCCGTCTCCATCATCCTGTTTGGGTGGATCATTggtgtgctgggctgctgcaaaCAGCAGGAGCTCATGCAGTACGTGGCTGGGCTGCTCTTCCTAATGGGAG GTACTTGCTGTATCATCTCACTCTGCACATGCGTAGCTGGGATCAATTTTGAGCTATCCCGCTATCCTCGCTACGTCTATGGGCTGCCAGAGGACATCAGTCATGGCTATGGCTGGTCCATGTTCTGTGCCTGGGGGGGCCTGGGCCTCACCCTGCTGGCTGGGTTCCTCTGCACTTTGGCCCCGTCACTCAACACCTCCCGGGCATCTGTACAAAAACCCAGACAAGAAAATGGGGCCGTGTGA